From the genome of Gorilla gorilla gorilla isolate KB3781 chromosome 4, NHGRI_mGorGor1-v2.1_pri, whole genome shotgun sequence, one region includes:
- the NOG gene encoding noggin — protein sequence MERCPSLGVTLYALVVVLGLRATPAGGQHYLHIRPAPSDNLPLVDLIEHPDPIFDPKEKDLNETLLRSLLGGHYDPGFMATSPPEDRPGGGGGAAGGAEDLAELDQLLRQRPSGAMPSEIKGLEFSEGLAQGKKQRLSKKLRRKLQMWLWSQTFCPVLYAWNDLGSRFWPRYVKVGSCFSKRSCSVPEGMVCKPSKSVHLTVLRWRCQRRGGQRCGWIPIQYPIISECKCSC from the coding sequence ATGGAGCGCTGCCCCAGCCTAGGGGTCACCCTCTACGCCCTGGTGGTGGTCCTGGGGCTGCGGGCGACACCGGCCGGCGGCCAGCACTATCTCCACATCCGCCCGGCGCCCAGCGACAACCTGCCCCTGGTGGACCTCATCGAACACCCAGACCCTATCTTTGACCCCAAGGAAAAGGATCTGAACGAGACGCTGCTGCGCTCGCTGCTCGGGGGCCACTACGACCCGGGCTTCATGGCCACCTCGCCCCCCGAGGACCGGCCCGGCGGGGGCGGGGGTGCAGCTGGGGGCGCGGAGGACCTGGCGGAGCTGGACCAGCTGCTGCGGCAGCGGCCGTCGGGGGCCATGCCGAGCGAGATCAAAGGGCTAGAGTTCTCCGAGGGCTTGGCCCAGGGCAAGAAGCAGCGCCTAAGCAAGAAGCTGCGGAGGAAGTTACAGATGTGGCTGTGGTCGCAGACATTCTGCCCCGTGCTGTACGCGTGGAACGACCTGGGCAGCCGCTTTTGGCCGCGCTACGTGAAGGTGGGCAGCTGCTTCAGTAAGCGCTCGTGCTCCGTGCCCGAGGGCATGGTGTGCAAGCCGTCCAAGTCCGTGCACCTCACGGTGCTGCGGTGGCGCTGTCAGCGGCGCGGGGGCCAGCGCTGCGGCTGGATTCCCATCCAGTACCCCATCATTTCCGAGTGCAAGTGCTCGTGCTAG